The Methylocystis bryophila genome contains the following window.
GTCGCCGAGCGCCCGAAAACGCAGCCGAGAAGAAAGTCCTCGCGAGCCTGGCCTTTGAGCGCTTTTTCATTGGCGCGTTCCTGGCAGGCGTGGCGGACGCGGCGCGCCTCGAACTTGCTGAGATTGCCTCCGGCCGTCGCGCTTCCCGACGGCGGGGGATGCGGCGTCGCTGCGTCGTTGCGCGCCACGGGAGGGGCGGCAAAGGGCGGAAACGGGAGTGAGAAGGGGAGCGCAGCCGGCGCCGGATGTGGCGACTGCTGAGCCAGGGCTGGCCTGCCCGAAAGGAAGAGGGCTAATCCTACGGCGTAGAAGCAGAGGCTTGCGCCTCTTGCGCGCGCGACGCCGCCAAACACCCTTCGCATCTCGCTTTTCTCCAATTCAATCGACGACCCACCCTACGATAACACGTCTCGCGCCGGCGAGCGTGTCGGGCGCGTCTCGAAAGCGGCGTAAACGAGGCGAAAACCAGGCCACGTCCCGGCGCCGTTCTCTCGCAGTTCGGCGGATCGAATTAACCGCCTCGGCGCGCTCCTATTTACCTTTGATCGCTCAAGCATCCTCTTCCTCGCCGGAGCGCGGTCCGACCCGTTTTTCAGGAGCGTCAAGCCTCGCGCAATCAATATGATCGGAAAAGGCTTCAATTTTACGCATTGCGGTGACAAAAAAATATACTTACCGCCATTCAGAGCGGCTCTCAATGAATTTGCGTAAAATGCGACGCAAATACTTTCCTGGAGCTCAAAGAGCCAAGCTTATTCTCGCCTCATCGAATGGAGGCGGTCATGGTCGGCGTCGTCAGCAAATGGGCTTTCGCAGCGGCGGTTTCCGGGGCGATCGCCCTCATTCTCGCGCCGCGCGCCTCGGCCGAGCCGATGAAAGCCAGCTTCGCCTCCGTGGGCGACGAGACGAGCGTGCCCTATGGCTGGGTGGATTTCTGCAACCGCTACGCCCGCGAATGCCAAGACGACGACCGCGCGCCGCAGCCGATCCGCCTCACCGCCGCGGCGATGAAGGCGATCGAGCAGGTCAATGTCACGGTGAACCATGAGATCAAAGCGGTCTCCGACATGGATCATTGGGGCGTCATCGATCGCTGGGACTATCCTTCCGATGGCCGCGGCGACTGCGAGGATTTTGCGCTGCTGAAGCGCAAGCTGCTCATGCAGGCCGGCTTTCCGCGTCAAGCCCTACTGATGACCGTGGTCAAGGAAGAGAACGGCGAGGGGCATGCGCTCCTGACCGTCAAGACCGATCAGGGCGAGCTGGTGCTCGACAATCTCGAGGACTCCGTCAAGGCTTGGCAGAAGACGCCCTATCGCTTCGTGAAGCGCCAGTCGGAGACGAACCAGAACATCTGGGTCGCCATCGGCGCGCCGACCCCGGCCCCAGCCTATGTCTCCAAGCGGGCGCTCAAGGATTGAGCAGCGGGGCGACTTCCCGCGCGAGGGCGCGGGCGTAGGCGCCGGCGGAGAAGCTTGCCTCGTAGAGTTGGCGCGTCGCCGCGTCGGGGCGGGCGGGCTGCGCCGTCCCGCCCGCGAGCTCCTGCCAGCGCTCGCGAAGGGCCGCGGCGAAAGCAGACGCGTCGTCGCGAAGGGTGACATTGGCGAGCGTCGCGGGATCGACGCCCATGCCGCGAAAGGCCTGACGTGTGGCGATCAAAGGCGCGCCGCTGCTCAGCGCCTCCACCGCCTTGATCGAGAGGCCGTGGCCTTCCACCGTCGGCAGCAGAATGGCGGCGGCTCGTTCGTAGACTGCGCCAATATCAGAGACTCGTCCCCTGAACAGCTCGCGGCGCGCTTCATAGAGCGCCTTGTCGCGGGTCTTCACGCCCTCGTCGATATTGCCGTAGACGGCGACAGGAACGGGTCCGGCGAGCGGCAGGACTTCCTGCAAAAACCAGCGCAGGCTGACGAAATTGGCGTAATTGTCGCTGGCGACGATGGCGATCTCGGCCGGTTTGAGCGCGAGCGGCGCCGGCTGGACGGCCGGGTAGATGAGCGCGTGCCGGCTCCTGGGCAGAAGCCTGACGAATTCCTCGCGCTCTTCGGCGTTGATATGCGCGCAGAGATCCGCCTTCTGGGTCCAGTAGAGCTCGACCGCCAGCATGTCCTCGTAGCGCGCGAAGGGCGGAATGAAGAAACCGCCTCGATTGCGCAGAACATATTGGCGGGCCTGGATGTCCTGGGTCTCGAGGATGATCGGCGGGGATTTGCCGCAGCCGAGCTTACGCGCGAGCGGAATGGTGAAGTAATGGTTCGCGTGAACGAGATCGATCTTTTCCCGCGCCAGGCCTTCGGGAACAGGCGCGCGCTTGGCGAGCTCCACGAGCCAGGTCGCCTGGTCGCCGTGGATGAGCGGCCACCAGCCGTCCCTCAAGAGCGGGGACTTCCATAAGGATTCGCGGGGCGGCCCCGTGAAATAGCGCGCGTCGGCCACAAGCTCCGGCGTCGCCGCGATATATTCGGGCCATCGGCCGCCCTGCGGTGCGGGCGGCGTCATCACGTCCATCATCGCGACGGAAATCGTGCGCGCGCCGAGCGCCTTATAAGCTTCGAGCTGGCTACGGTTGACTTGGCAGCTGCCACAGGAATGCCAAGCCGCATGCACGACGGCCACGGTCTTTCCGGAAAGCGGCGCGGCCAAAGCGACGTCGTCCGGCTCGCCTTCGCGCAATGATCCGTCCCTCTTGCTAACGCCGGAGCTTTCCCGCTAGAGCTTCTATATGAGCCGCATTAGCGCAAATCCAGCGATTTCGCCCTCCGATGATTCGAACGCGCGCGCCAAGCCCCGCGAAGGCCGTTACGGAATCGCCATCGTCGGGAACGACAAGATCATCGACTGGCTCGTTCCGTTTCTCGAGAGCTATCGGGAAACCAACGCCTCGCTGCCGCTCTATCTCATTCCCTATGACGACAACGTCACGCGCACCCGCCGCGCGGCCGAGATTTACGGGGCGCATTTCATCGAGGAGGAGCCCGTCGAGATCGATCGTCTCGCAAAGGAGCTCTATCCCGGGATCTTCAACTCCAACCGCAGACGCCTGCGCAAGCTGCAGGCCCTCGCGCTCGATCTCGACGAAGTCGCCTATGTCGACGTCGACGTCATTCTGTTTCGGGACTTCAGGCCGATTTTCGGGCGGCTCGAGGCGGGAAAGAGCGAGTTCATCGTCGCCTCGCCGAGCTTCGAATATGTCTACAACGAGCGGCGGTCGGAATACCCTTTCCTCGCCGACGCGCTGCCTTTCAACGACGGCTTCTGGGTGACCTCCAACAAATATCTCAAGCTTTCGGATTTCATCGACACGATGGCGAAAGACGCCGCGATTTTCCACGATGTCCGCAAGCGCGGGCAGCTTTTCGCGCAGCCGCTGGTCAATTTCGTCACGCACCGTCGCGGCGTGAAGATCGCGCTGCTGCGCGACCTCGTCGAGAACGCCTCGCATGAGAGCTTCTACAAGGCCCCTGGCATAAGCTTTGCCGAGGGCAAGCCGCTCGATCCCGACGGCCGGGAGATTTACTTCGCCCACTGGGCCGGCGCCGTCGCGCTGCCGTCGACCGGCGTGTTCGACGCAGCCTGGACAAGGCTTTCCAAGGCCGCATGGGCGAGAATGAAGTCATGAACCCGGACCCAGGCGCAGCCCTGCCGGCGAGGCCCCGAAGATGCCCCGGCTGCTCTTCTTCTACCTGATCCGCCGGATCGGCCTCGGGATCCTCGTCATTCAGTTTGCGCTGAGCGTGCCCGTCGTGCTCGCCTATCTCTTGAGCTCGCTGCCCGCCGCGGCGGTGCGCGGCGGCCTCGTATGGCCCGCCGTGCAGGGCGTCGCGCCGACCGTCGCCTATGTTGCCTTGCCATTAGCCACGGGCGTCGCCACCGCGCTCGAATTCTCGCGCATGGCGAGCGAGGGCATGATCGCCGTGCTCTATGCGCTTCGCCTTTCGGTCTGGGCCGTCTGCCGGCCCGCCACGGCGCTGGCCCTCGCGCTGGTCGCCGTCGGCTATTTATTTTCGAATTTCATGGCCCCCCTTTACGTCGGGACGATGCAGGACGTTCTCAACGTCGTGCGCAACTCGCTCAACCACCGCATGCTGGAGCCGGCGCATTTCTATACTTTCGACAATGGCTCCAAGACGCTCTATCTCGAGCGCTGGGAGACGCCCGACATCGCCGCCAATCTCTTCGTGCGTCAGCTCTCCACCGAAAAGATGGAGGAGCAGATCATCACCGCCGCGCATGCGGAATTCCGACGCAATGAAACCGGGGTGATCGTGGCGCTCCGCAAGGGCAGCGTTCAGACGCGTCCCTTGGCGGGCGGCGGAGACGTGCGCCTCTCGGCCTTTGACGAATATGCGCTTGTTTTGCCCATGCAGGGCAGCGGCTCCTTGCCGCCGCGGACATGGCGCGGCATCTATGAGCTGCGTCCGGGCGAGTTCATGCAGCAGCTGGCGGCCGCACGCACGGACCCGCGGCTCCTTGCGGAATGGACGGCCGAGGCCGCGATGCGGCTCGGCGTGCCGATATTGGCGTTCGGCCACACGCTGCTCGCGATGGCGCTGGCGCTGACCTTCGGCAATGTCACGGGGAGACGCGGCGCCGGCGGACAATTGGCGATTATCGCCATTCCCGTCGTCCACATCGGCTTCCTGGTGCTTCTTCAGACTCTTTTGCGCGCCGACGCGCGCTTTTTCGTGCTGCTGGCGGCCCTGGCGCTGATGGAGATCCTGATTTCAGCCTTCATGCTCTCCAAGCTGAATTCGCCCAACAAAACATCAGCTCGTTCTCGGCAAAAAAACAGGCTCGACCTTCAAGCCGAGCGCGCCCGGATCTGAGTTTCTGAACGCTCTCGCCTCGAGCCGACCGCGTCTTGCCAGCTATTTGAGATGCGCGCTTCGGAGCAAGGCTTCGGCCAGCCTTCCCCGCTCGAAGATCACAACGACCACGAGCGCAAAGAGCAGCGGCGCAATCAGATAAAGAAGCCGCCAGACGAGCAGCGCCGCAAGCACTTGCACCTGCGGCGCGTCCGGGGTGAGCTTGATGAACAAGAGCTCGAAGACGCCCAGTCCTCCCGGCGCGTGGGAGACCAGCGCCACGGAGAAGGAAAGGACGAAGGCGCCGAGCACGACGGCGAACCCCGGATTGCCGACTTCCGGCAGCGCGAAATAAATGATGCTTCCCGCGCCGATCAGCTCGAGCGGCGCCGCGAAGAGCTGCTGCACCATCACGCCGGGCCGCGGATAGACGATCTCAAAGCTGCCGATGTGCAGCGGCTTGAAATGCATCAGCGATCCGATCACGTAGAGCACGACGGCCGACAGGCAGACGATGCCGACGGCGCGGGCCGTGTGCGGATTGGTCACGACGTCCGGCAGGAACCCGGAAAGCCGTTGCATGAGCGACGGGTCCCAGGTCAGCAGCGAGCCGCCGAGCAGCACGCAACCGAAGCCGAAGGTATAGGAGCAGAGCACGACGAGCATGGCGACTTGCGCCGCCGACAGCCCCTTGGAGGAATAGGCGCGATAGCGGACCACTGCCCCGGAAAACATGCTCGCGCCGATATTGTGCGAGAGCGCGTAGGTCGTGAAAGAGCAGAGCGAGATGAACGACCAGGAAATATGCGTCACGCCGAGGTGGAGGAGCGCGATCCGGTCGTACCAGGCGAGCGCCGCATAGGCGAGCAGCGTGCCCAGCGCCGCGAGAAAATATCGGTGCGGCGGAATGGCCTTGAGAGCCGCCCAGACTTCCCCGCCGAGCGACTCGCTGCGGAATTCCTTGTTGAGCAGATAGAGGGAGCCGAAGACGGCGACGACGCCCAGCACCGGCCAGAGATAGTCGAGCGCCTTTTTCAAGCGCCCCGAGGCGCTCAGCCGCTGTGCGGTCGAGCGGCATCGCTCGAGAAGCCCATTGGATTTCAGCTGCTTAGAGCGCGTGTCGCGCGAAGAATCCATTTCCAGTTTTTCCGCGCGCTATCGTGAGCGAGACGCTCGCCCGGGAGCCACCCGCCTTCCCTGACACAGCGCCGCGACGCCTGCAAGTCTCGCCGGCCGAGCCGCCCTCGCGAGCCTTGCCTTGCGGCGCGGCCGCCGGCAGTCTGGCGATGCGATCGAGCCGAAGGACGAACCGGCGAGGAGGCGGCGATGGGCATGCTGGAGCGAATCAAGGGATTGCTGATTGATCCGGAGGGCGAATGGGCGCTCATCGAGGCCCAGCGCCCCAGCGTCCTCGACATCTACAGAAGTTATGTGCTGCCCCTCGCGCTGATCCCGCCTTTTGCGAGCTTTCTCGGCGGCTATTTCTTCGGTTTCGGACGACCGACGCTCGAGGTCGCGCATTTGACCTTTTGGGGAGGACTGCTCCGAGCAGGGCTGCAATATGCGCTCAGCCTGCCGCTGCTTTTTCTCATCGCCTTCCTGCTGTCGAGCCTCGCCCCCCATTTCGACGGCAAGTCGGATGATCGCCGCGCTATGGCGCTGACGGCCTTTTCCTACACGCCGGTCTGGCTCGCTTCGCTGTTCGGGCTCGTTCCGGGGCTGCGCTGGCTCGACATTCTCGGCCTATACGGAATCTATGTTTTCTATCATGGCGTCACCCGCATGCTGCGATGTCCAAAGGACAATGTCGACGTTCTAACGCTCGTCGCCCTCGCCGCGGCGATTGCGGCGGCCACTCTGCATGGCTGGCTCGTGCATCTGCTCGCGCCCTGGCGGGCCGTCGCGCTCTGAGGCGCGATCCTTCCAGCGCGCCAGCGCCGCTTCGTCGGTCGCCTTCGCGTCGACCCAGCCGCCGTCGCTTCCGTCCGAAAGAATAAGCCGCTTCCAAAAGGGCGCGCGCGATTTCAGATAGTCCATGACGAATTCGGCCGCCGCGAAGGCCTCGGCGCGGCCCTTCGCCGCCGCGAGCACGAGCACGATCTTCTCGCCGGGGCTCAGGCGGCCGTAGCGATGCAGCACGGAGAGGGCGAGAAGCGGCCAGCGCGTCACGGCCTCCTGCGCGACCGCGGCGATCTCGCTTTCCGCCATGCCGGGGTAGTGCTCGATCTCGAGCGCCGCGATGGCGCCCGCTTCGCTCCGGCAAAGCCCGGTGAAGGCCACGAGCCCGCCGATGTCCGCCCCGGTGGCGAGAATCTCCCGCTCCTCTTGCACCGCGTCGAAGGGCTCGGCGCAGAGACGAATCACGACCCTCGGCCCTTGCTGCGCTTGTCTCATCGGCGAGGCCTTTTCGTCTACGCGCTCTTAGCGCGTTTCCCGCTCGAACGGAATCGTTCGAGCGATAAGGGATCGCGCCAAATCAAAAGGTTGGAGCATGTCCTGACCGGGAATCCGCTTCGCACTTTTCCTGGACATGCTCGAGAGCGCGTCCCGATCGCGCCCACCGCGGAGTCGTTTCTGCGACTTGGCCGTTTTCAGGCGTCCTGCCAGTCGAGGGTCACGACCTTGCCGTTCTCGACCGCGAGCGCGAGGCGCCCGCGCTTCAGCTCCAGCGCCTTGTCGCCGAAGACCGCACGCCGCCATCCCTTCAGGGCCATCACATCGGCGTTGTCATTGGCGGCGATCGCCTCGAGGTCGTCGACGGTGGCGATCATCTTCGCGGCGACGCCGATCTCTTCGCAGACCAGACGCAAGAGTACCTTCAAGAGCTCGACGGTCGCGCCATTGCCGCTGCGCCGGTCTCGCTCGATCGCCGGCAGCGAGGCGGGGTCGCGCGCCATCGCCCGCTCGATCGCCGCCAGGATCTCGGCGCCCGAGCGGGAACGCTCGAGCCCGCGGGGCGTGGCGCGCAAATTCGAGAGCGCCTCTTCCGTGCGCGGGGCGGCGAGCGCGATCTCGACGAGGGCGTCGTCCTTGAGCACGCGCGCGCGCGGCACGTCGCGGGCTTGCGCCTCCGCCTCGCGCCAGGCCGCGAGCTCGATCAGGGTCGCGAGATCGCGAGGCTTCCTCGCTCGGTGGCGAAGTCGCTCCCAGGCGTCGTCGGGATGCTGCTCATAGGTCGCGGGGGAGGTGAGCGCCTCCATCTCGTCGGCGAGCCAGTCGAGGCGCGCCGAGCGCTCCAGCTGGCTCCGCAGATGCAGATAGATGTCGCGCAGATGGGTCACGTCGGCGATGGCGTAACGGACTTGAGCCTCCGAGAGCGGACGTCGCGACCAGTCCGTGAAGCGCGAGGATTTGTCGACGTTGACCCGGGCGATCGCCTTGGCGAGCTCCCCATAGGAGGCCTGATCGCCGAAGCCGCAGACCATGGCGGCGACCTGGGTGTCGAAGAGGGGCTTGGGGATAAGCCCCGCGAGCCGCCAGACGATCTCGAGGTCTTGACGGGCGGCGTGGAACACCTTGACCACCGCCTCATTCGCCATCAATTCGAAAAACGGCGTCAGATCAACGCCCTCGGCGAGAGCGTCGATGGCGGCCGCCTCCTCGGGCGAGGCGAGCTGAATGACGCAGACCTTTGGCCAGAAGGTCGTTTCCCGCAAGAATTCGGTGTCGACCGTGACAAAGGGGTGGGCCGCAAGCCGTTCGCAGAGAGCGGCCACTTCGTCGGTGGTGGATAAGAGACTCATCGCGCCAATTCTAAATCATTTGCCTCTGGTTCTGAAGCTATTTGCTCGAGCGGGAGCGGACGGGCGTCGCGCGGAGGTCAGTTCGGCCTCTTGCACTTCGGCGGCGGCAGCAGCGTGAGGCTCGACGCCTTAGCCCCCAAGACGAAATCGCCATAGTCCAGCCTCATCGAATAGGTCACGCCGTTCTCGAACAGCTCGAGCATCAGCGTGTAGCTCGGCAGCTGATCCTTCTGCTCGATATCGAAATAAGAGATCGTGACCGGCCAGCGCCGCAGGTTTTTGAAGGCCTCGACCTGAAACGCCTTTTCCTGCGGTTCGATCTGGATGGGCGCGCCGATGATCGAGAGCGTGTCGAAGCGCTTGGAGCCGTCGCCCGAGCCGTCATAGACGCGGGCCGCGAGCATTTTTCCGCCGTCGCGCGCCGTTTGGAGAATTTTGCGCATGTGATCGGTCGGGAACAGGATCGGTCCGGCGTAATCGAGCTTGCCCCGCTTGGGCTTGCTGAGGTCGATCTCAACGTCGCCGGACTTTTTCTTCTTGGCGACTCCGTCGGTTTCCTCGGTCGCGCCCGCGGATTCCGCATTGCTCACCTTCGTGGTGAGCTTGAAGCGGAAATCGGAGCCGTCGGCCGCCTCAAAAGTCGCCGAGCGCATATCGGAAACCTGCGCCTCGCCTTCCTGGGGTTGCAATTGCGTCAGCTGGCGGACGTTTTGAATATAGCCGTCGCAGGCCGAGCCCGAGAAGTCGAAAGTGATTCGGCCCCGCGCTTCGCTGGGGGCCTTGGCCCCATCCGCCCTAAGCAGGGAGAGATCGTAGATCGCGCGGTGCGGCGCAAGCGCCGGCGTTTGCGCAGCCGCACCCCCCAGGCCAGGCGTGAAAATGCAGGTCAAGGCAGCAACGCCAGCCGCGATTCGTTGCAACGCCATGGACGGAGTCTCCCGGTCAGAGCCGACGTTGCGCCGGACGCCGCGAGAAATTACGGTTTCGCTCCCGAAGGCGCAAATCCTAATTCCCCGAGAGGTTACGATCATGACGGAAAACTCGCCGCTCGCCCGGCTCGCTGCGCTGGGGCTTGCGCTTCCGCCGGCCGCCGCCCCCGTCGCCAATTACGTTCCGGTCACGCGAGCCGGCCATCTGCTCTTCGTCTCCGGACAATTGCCGGTCGCGGCCGGCAAGGTCGATCCCGCGCATCAGGGCAAGCTCGGGGCTCAGGTTTCGCTCGAAGCCGGCCAGGCCGCGGCGCGCCTTGCCGCCCTCAATGTGCTGGCCCAGGCCAACGCCGCCGTGGGCGATCTCGCCAAGCTGCGCGCCCTGCGGCTCGGCGGCTTCGTGAACGCCACGCCCGACTTCCAGCAGATCCCGCAGGTCGTGAACGGCGCCTCCGACCTCTTCGCCACTGTCCTCGGCGAGAACGGCAAGCACGCCCGCGCGGCGGTCGGCGTCGCGCAATTGCCGCTCGACGCCGCGGTCGAGATCGAGGCGACCTTCGAGATTATCGCTTAAAGCGCCACGGACGCCCGTGCGCTTTTATTCCTCCGCTTGAAGCTCGGGCGTGACCCGAAGCGAGGTGATGCGGTTGCGCATCTTGCGCAGCACCTCGAAGCGGAAGCCGTGGAAGCGGAAGACCTGGCCCGCCTCGGGGATCGCTCCGGCCTCATGGATCACGAGGCCGGCGATCGTCGTCGCCTCCTCGTCGGGCAGGCGCCAGTCCATGGCGCGGTTGAGGTCGCGCAGCGGCGAGGCGCCGTCGACGACGACCGACCCGTCCTTTTGAGGCCGCACCCCCGGCATCGCCGAATCATGCTCGTCGCGAATGTCGCCGACGATCTCCTCGAGAATGTCCTCGAGCGTCACGAGACCCATCACCTCGCCATATTCGTCGACGACGAAGGCGAAATGGGTCTTGCGCATCAAGAAGGCCTGCAACTGGTCTTCGAGCGTCGTCGCTTCTGGCGTGAACCAGGGCGCGAGCATGATCTCGTCGATCTTGAGCCGCGACGCATCCCCGCCGGCCGCGTCCAGCGCGCGCAGAAGATCCTTGGCGTGCAGCACGCCAATGAAATTGTCGGGTCGCTCGCGCCAGAGCGGCATGCGCGTGTAGGGGGAGGCCAAAACCTCTTTTATGATCTGATGCGGCGGCAGATCCGCATCGACCGCGCGCATCTTCGTGCGGTGGACCATCACGTCCGAGACATGCATGACGGTCAGATCGAGGACGCCGCCGAACATGTCGCGCGCGCTGCGCTCGACATTGCCTTCCTGGTGGAGGATGTCCACAGTGCTCTTCAACTCGTCGTAGGGCGAGAGCATGGTGCGGCCGTGGCCGAGCTCGACGCCCGCGAGCTTCAGCATGGCGCGCACCAGAAGCTCGACGCCCGCGAGCAGCGGGCCGAAGACCGAAACGAAGAGATGAACCGGCCGCGCCACCGTCAAGGAAAAGCGGTCGGGATGGTTGATCGCCAGCGTCTTCGGCAGCACCTCGGCGGCGATGAGCAGCAAGGCCGTCATGACAAAGGTCGCATATACAGCGCCATTCTCGCCGACGAGCGCGATGAGCAGGCTGGTCATGACCGCGGAGCCGGCGATGTTGAAGAGCGTGTTGCCAAAGAGCAGCGCGGCGATCATCCGGTTCTTGTGTCGCAGCAACTGCGAGACGACGATGGCGCGCCGGTCTCCTTCTCTCTCGAGCGAATGCATATGCGCGAGCGAGGCGCCGGTGAGCGCCGTCTCGGAGCCCGAGAAGAACGCCGAGAGCAGCACGCAGCCCAGCACGACCAGAAGGGCCGAGAAAAGGTCGACAGCGCTCAAGGTTCGCCCCCGCTTCGCGAGCCCATCACATTTCGCTCTTGAGGAACGCGAGGACCTCTCTCGCGTCCACATTCTTTGCAACGAAGGCGCCGCCGATCTCGCGCGCCAGCACGAAGGTCAGCGCGCCGCGCTCCACCTTCTTGTCCTGCCGCATCGCCTCGAGAACGGCCTCGGCGTCGGAGCCGAAGTCGGGAATATCCGAGATCCGCGTGGGCAGACCGACGCGCTCCAGATGCCGCTCCACCCGCGTCGCGTCCTGGCTGTTGCACAGGCCGAGACGGTGCGAGAATCGGTAGGCCTGCGCGAGGCCGATCGCCACGGCCTCGCCATGCACGAGCCGCTGGCTGTTGTAACCCATGAGCCGCTCCAGCGCATGGCCGAAAGTATGGCCGAGATTGAGCAAGGCGCGCTCCCCCTGCTCGGTCTCGTCATTGCCTACGATGCAGGCCTTCATCTCGCAGCTCACCGCAATGGCGCAAATCTGCTCCGGCTTGCCGCAGAAGACGGCCTCCCCGTCGGCCTCGAGCCATTCGAAGAAACGGCGGTCGCGAATGAGCCCATATTTGACGACCTCGGCGTAGCCGGCGCGAAATTCGCGCTCAGGCAAGGTTTCGAGCGTGTCAATGTCGGCGAGGACGAGCGAGGGCTGGTGAAAGGCGCCGATTAGATTTTTGCCCTGCGGAGAATTAATGCCCGTCTTGCCGCCGACCGAACTGTCCACCTGAGCGAGCAGCGTCGTCGGAATTTGCACGAAGCGGCATCCCCGGCGCAGGCTGGCCGAAACGAAGCCCGCCAAATCGCCGACGACGCCGCCGCCGAGCGCGATGACGACGTCGCGTCGCTCGATCTTGGCGGCGAGCGCCTCCTCCAGCACGCGGCCGAACACGGAGAGCGACTTCGAGCCCTCGCCCGCTTCGACCACAATCGCGGCGGAGCGCAAGCCGCTCGCCTCGAGACTCGCCTGCAACGGCGAAAGATAGAGCGGCGCGACGTGGGAGTCGGTCACGATGGCGCAGGCTGCGCCCGGCGCAAGCTTTGCGATCCTCTCGCCGGCCTCGCTGAGGAGGCCCGAGCCGATCAAGATCTCGTAGGAGCGGGGACCGAGCTGGACCCGAACCGTTTCACGGTGGAGGGGCTCGTCGCGGCGGGGCGCAAATTGGTTCATTGAGGTCGGCAGATCTTCGAAGGGGCGTTTGGCGCCGCACGCCAGCGTCGGCAGGCGCTCGGCGAGCAGGGCGAGTGTTTGCTCGACCATCGCCTCGTGGGGGACATCGTGGGAGACGACTTTCAGATCGGCGGTCGCGTAGACCGGATTGCGCTCGTCCATAAGTCGGCGCAGCGTCGCGGACGGGTCTTCCGTCTGCAGCAGCGGCCGGTCGCTCTTGCGGCGCACGCGCCGCAGCAAGGTGTCGTGATCTGCGTCGAACCAGATGGAGACGCCCCGCTCGGCGATGCGTCGTCTCGTTCGCGGGTCGAGGAAAGCGCCGCCGCCGGTCGCCAGCACCATCGGACCGCCGTTCAGAAGTCGGTACAGCACGCGTCGTTCGCCGTCGCGGAAATAGCCCTCGCCGAATTTCGCGAAGATCTCTGGAATCGACATGCCCGCAGCAGTGGCGATCTCGACGTCGGCGTCGATGAATTTTAGCCCCAGCCGCTGGGCCAGCTTTTGTCCGATCGAACTCTTTCCCGATCCCATCATGCCGATGAGCACGATGCAATTATCCTCAAGAAGAGCCCGGATCGCCGCCGGACGCGGATCTGCCGGCGCAATGGTCGTTTCGGCGCAAGGACTCGTTGTCATGCGGCCAATCTATACCGGATCGCTAGAAATTTCAGCCGCAAATGCGCCGCCCTCCCCTCACGCCGCCAGAGCGCTCTCAAGGAACGCCTTCATGAATTCGGGCAGGCGCGCTTCGGCGAGCTCGGCTTTCCGACGGAAAACGCGCATTCCCGCAAGCTCGGGATTCTGCTGGCCGCGGATATAGCGCAGCGTCTGC
Protein-coding sequences here:
- the aroB gene encoding 3-dehydroquinate synthase → MTTSPCAETTIAPADPRPAAIRALLEDNCIVLIGMMGSGKSSIGQKLAQRLGLKFIDADVEIATAAGMSIPEIFAKFGEGYFRDGERRVLYRLLNGGPMVLATGGGAFLDPRTRRRIAERGVSIWFDADHDTLLRRVRRKSDRPLLQTEDPSATLRRLMDERNPVYATADLKVVSHDVPHEAMVEQTLALLAERLPTLACGAKRPFEDLPTSMNQFAPRRDEPLHRETVRVQLGPRSYEILIGSGLLSEAGERIAKLAPGAACAIVTDSHVAPLYLSPLQASLEASGLRSAAIVVEAGEGSKSLSVFGRVLEEALAAKIERRDVVIALGGGVVGDLAGFVSASLRRGCRFVQIPTTLLAQVDSSVGGKTGINSPQGKNLIGAFHQPSLVLADIDTLETLPEREFRAGYAEVVKYGLIRDRRFFEWLEADGEAVFCGKPEQICAIAVSCEMKACIVGNDETEQGERALLNLGHTFGHALERLMGYNSQRLVHGEAVAIGLAQAYRFSHRLGLCNSQDATRVERHLERVGLPTRISDIPDFGSDAEAVLEAMRQDKKVERGALTFVLAREIGGAFVAKNVDAREVLAFLKSEM
- a CDS encoding HlyC/CorC family transporter — protein: MSAVDLFSALLVVLGCVLLSAFFSGSETALTGASLAHMHSLEREGDRRAIVVSQLLRHKNRMIAALLFGNTLFNIAGSAVMTSLLIALVGENGAVYATFVMTALLLIAAEVLPKTLAINHPDRFSLTVARPVHLFVSVFGPLLAGVELLVRAMLKLAGVELGHGRTMLSPYDELKSTVDILHQEGNVERSARDMFGGVLDLTVMHVSDVMVHRTKMRAVDADLPPHQIIKEVLASPYTRMPLWRERPDNFIGVLHAKDLLRALDAAGGDASRLKIDEIMLAPWFTPEATTLEDQLQAFLMRKTHFAFVVDEYGEVMGLVTLEDILEEIVGDIRDEHDSAMPGVRPQKDGSVVVDGASPLRDLNRAMDWRLPDEEATTIAGLVIHEAGAIPEAGQVFRFHGFRFEVLRKMRNRITSLRVTPELQAEE
- a CDS encoding cell envelope integrity EipB family protein produces the protein MALQRIAAGVAALTCIFTPGLGGAAAQTPALAPHRAIYDLSLLRADGAKAPSEARGRITFDFSGSACDGYIQNVRQLTQLQPQEGEAQVSDMRSATFEAADGSDFRFKLTTKVSNAESAGATEETDGVAKKKKSGDVEIDLSKPKRGKLDYAGPILFPTDHMRKILQTARDGGKMLAARVYDGSGDGSKRFDTLSIIGAPIQIEPQEKAFQVEAFKNLRRWPVTISYFDIEQKDQLPSYTLMLELFENGVTYSMRLDYGDFVLGAKASSLTLLPPPKCKRPN
- a CDS encoding RidA family protein, coding for MTENSPLARLAALGLALPPAAAPVANYVPVTRAGHLLFVSGQLPVAAGKVDPAHQGKLGAQVSLEAGQAAARLAALNVLAQANAAVGDLAKLRALRLGGFVNATPDFQQIPQVVNGASDLFATVLGENGKHARAAVGVAQLPLDAAVEIEATFEIIA